GCCACGGCATCCGTGTAACGCACGCCTTGCCCGCCGAAAATGTCGAGCGCGGAACCGATCGTCAAATCCACGCGGCCCTGGCCAAGACGGGAGACGGTTTCCAGGTCGGCCAGCGAATTGGCGCCGCCCGCGTAGGTCATCGGGAGGGGCGTCCATTCACCGAGCTGCCGGACGAGTTCGCCATCGATGCCGCGGCACAGCCCCTCGACATCCACCGCGTGAACGAGAAATTCCGCACAGTGCCGGCCGAGCGTGGCCAGCGTTTCACCGTTCACCACCAGTTCGGTGAACTTCTGCCAGCGGTCGGTGACGACAAAATATTGACCGTCGCGCTGGCGGCAACTGAGATCGAGCACCAGCCGCTCGCGCCCGATGGACCGGACGAGGCTGGCGAGCCGGTCCCA
The nucleotide sequence above comes from Verrucomicrobiia bacterium. Encoded proteins:
- the hisA gene encoding phosphoribosylformimino-5-aminoimidazole carboxamide ribotide isomerase, coding for MFRPCIDLHEGRVKQIVGGSLGDAPGQLRTNFVSDRPARWFAELYRRDGLTGGHVIQLGPGCETEARSALTAYPGGLQLGGGVNLDNARGWLDAGASHVIVTSWVFREGRVDWDRLASLVRSIGRERLVLDLSCRQRDGQYFVVTDRWQKFTELVVNGETLATLGRHCAEFLVHAVDVEGLCRGIDGELVRQLGEWTPLPMTYAGGANSLADLETVSRLGQGRVDLTIGSALDIFGGQGVRYTDAVAFNHTARANVQ